Genomic segment of Vibrio natriegens NBRC 15636 = ATCC 14048 = DSM 759:
ATCTCTGAAAGGTCACCGTGCCGTAGGTGGTATGCGTGCGTCAATCTACAACGCAATGACACTTGAGGGTGTTCAGGCGCTTGTAGACTTTATGAAAGAGTTCGAAGAAAAGTACGCGTAGTTTGAACCAACACTGAACTACTCAAAGCGTCGCACTTGCGGCGCTTTTGTTTAACTAACCAACGCATGGGTAGATGAGCCAAACATCACACCACTTTTCATGTTGCGCACTTTACCTCTGCAAAGGTTGAATAAGATGGGATTAACATGGCTTTGCACAACACCAAAGAACTCCAAAAACAATTTCCCCTCCTGACGCAGTTAATCGATTTGAAAGAAGTCTGCTGGTTTAACCCAAATGTGACTCCTTTAGAAGAGGGATTACCTTACGTTGGTTTAGATGCTGAAGATATTGATGCTGCGAGCCAACGCCTAAATCGATTTGCGCCGTACATCATGAAAGCCTTTCCTGAAACCGCTGGTAATAATGGCATTATTGAATCGCCTGTCGTTGACATTCCCAACATGAAAGGGTGTCTGGAAACCCAGTATAAAACCCCAATTTCGGGTCGCTTAATGTTAAAGAAGGACAGTCATCTACCTATCTCAGGTTCAATAAAAGCTCGTGGCGGTATTTACGAAGTATTGACGCATGCAGAAAAGCTCGCGATGGAAGCGGGGTTGCTGAGTGAAGGGGATGATTACAGCAAACTCTTCAGCGAGGAGTTTCGCCAGTTTTTCCAACAATACTCTATCGCAGTAGGTTCGACAGGCAACTTAGGTATGTCGATTGGCATAATGAGCGCAAAACTTGGGTTCTCTGTGTCAGTCCATATGTCTGCCGATGCTCGCCAATGGAAAAAAGACAAACTCCGTTCTCATGGTGTTAATGTTGTTGAATACGAACAAGATTACGGTGTCGCGGTGGAGCAGGGCCGTAAAGAGGCAGAGCAAGACCCTAACTGTTTCTTTATTGATGACGAAAACTCACAAACTCTATTCTTGGGATACTCAGTTGCAGGAGAGCGACTGAAGCAACAGTTTGAAGAGTTAGGTATTGCTGTCGATGAACACCATCCACTGTTTGTCTACCTGCCATGTGGGGTGGGTGGTGGTCCGGGCGGTGTCGCATTTGGTCTCAAAATGGCTTTTGGTGACAACGTCCATTGTATCTTTGCTGAGCCAACTCACTCTCCCTGCATGTTATTAGGTGTACATACCGGTTTGCATGACCAAATTTCAGTTCAGGATTTAGGCATTGATAATGTGACCGCCGCTGATGGTCTCGCAGTGGGCCGAGCTTCTGGCTTTGTCGGGCGGTCAATGGAAAGGTTGTTAGATGGGTATTACACCATTTCCGATGAGCGTATGTACCATCATTTAGGTGAGTTGAGTGATCTTGAAAATATTCGTCTCGAGCCGTCTGCGTTTGCTGGAATGGTCGGTGCGGTTCATGTGTCGAATAACAAAGAATACCTGGCTCGTATGAACATTAGTAAAGAGAAGCTGAGTGGTGCAACGCATCTCGTTTGGGCGACGGGCGGCGGCATGGTTCCTGAAGCAGAAATGGCGGCATATTTAGCTCAGTCAGAACGCTGTAATTGATGCTTGCCAATAAAAAGGGCTCATCTTGTGATGAGCCCTTTGCGTTTTTATCTTTATAGAGACTGCAACAGTTGGAAGTAGCGACCTTGTTGCGCTATCAATGCATTGTGGTTGCCTTGCTCAATGATTTCCCCTTGCTCCATCAAGCAGATGTTATCCATGTTCTCCAGCTCGATGAGTCGGTGCGTAATGAACACTACGGTCTTGTTAGCAAAGTGCTGGTTGAATAACGCCATCACTTTTTGCTCCGTGCGTTTATCAAGGCCCTCAGTCGGCTCATCTAACAGCAGAATTGGTGCGTCACGTAACAGCGCTCGAGCAATGCCAATACGGCGTTTTTCGCCACCAGAGAGCTGACGACCGCCATCGCCTAACCACGCGCTTAAGCCTGGTTCTTCAAGCAGGCCGCCAAGATCAACCTGAGTTAAAATATCAGCCAGTTGTTCATCAGTTGCATCGGGCGCAGCCATAAGTAAGTTGTCACGTAGTGTGCCGTTTAATACGTCTACACGCTGGCTAACGACGGTAATGGCTGAACGCAAATCAGATTCGCCCCAGTCTTTTAGCGATGCGCCACCAATACGTACTTCACCTTGGTTCACGTCCCAGTAGCGACACAGCAGTTGAATAAGTGTCGACTTGCCAGAACCAGTTTGACCAACCACTGCGGTTTTTGAACCCAGAGGCAGAGATAGCGATAAATCGTTCAGCACTTTTTGCTGGCCATCCGGATACGCAAAGCTAATGTTCTTAAACTCGATATCCAACGGTTTGTCTTCACGACTCGACTGCTGAGGAAAAACAACATCTGGTTTAGCAAGAATAACCTCATTCAGACGGCGTGCCGACGTCAAGGTTTGACCCAGATACTGAAATGCACCTGCAATAGGCATTAGGATTTCGAAACTTGCCATGGTTGCAAAGGCGAAAAGCGCAATCCACGGATCCGGAGCTCGACCACCAACGCCATCCGCAGCAAACCATAACATCATTACCAGCGTCAGACCGTTAGCCAACATCAGTAGACCTGATGCCATACCAGTGAGATTCGCGTTAACAAACTGATTGGAAAGCAGCTGTTTTTGCTTGTCTAGAATCAAGTTGCGGTAACGTTCTTCTGCACCAAAAATACTCAGCTCGCTATAGCCTTGTAACCAGTCAAGAGTCGCAACGCGCAGTTCAGCTTTGCGATGTGTCAGGTGTGCACCATTCTTTTTGCCGAGTTTATAGAACAGCACTGGCCAAACCAACAGCATAACAGTGAGTACGGAACCCAACAGCATTGCCAAGTGCCAGTCAAAGAATGCCAGCACCGCGGTTAAACTCAGGATACCGAATATACCTATTATCACTGGGCTGATAAGGCGCAAATAGACGTGATCCATCGCATCGACATCAGCAACCAGGCGGTTAAGTACGTCCGCATCACGCATGGTTGAAACTCGACCCGGAATAAGCGGAGAAAGTTTCTCGAAGAAGAATATACGTAAATCGGTAAGCAGCTTAAATGTGGCATTGTGGCTCACCACGCGCTCACCCCAACGGCCAGCGGTACGTGCCATGGCAGCACCACGGACACCAGCACCAGGAAGCATGTAGTTAAAGGTTTCTCTCGCGATGGTTAATCCTGCGACTGAAGCGGCAGAAATAAACCAACCAGAAAGGGTCAACAGCCCAATTGAAGCTGCAAGAGTCAGGAATGCCAATAGCATCCCTAATGACAAACCAAACCAGTGCTTTTTATACAGTTTTAAGTAAGGGAGTAAATCACGCATCTAAGTTCCCCTTGTCTGATTCACGCTGGGCTAAATTAGCTTCTAGCATGTCTTTGAATAAACCGTCCTCAGACGAGAGAGTTGTGTAGTCACCACGCTGAACAATCTGACCGTTTTGCATCACTAAGATCTGTGAGACGTTTTTCAATGGTGCAAGCTGGTGAGTGATCATCAGGTTTGTGGTTGATTGGGTATATTTACTGATCCCTTCCATCACCAGTCTTTCGCTACGTGCATCTAAACTCGCAGTTGGCTCATCGAGTAACCAAAAACGGCCGTTTTGCAGCATAGCTCGAGAAAGAGCCAGGCGTTGTGCCTGACCAACGGACAAACCACCAGAACGATCTGAAATTGGGTAATCCAGACCGTGCATTTCAACAAATTCTGCAGCGTGTGAGTCCTTCAGCACGGCATTGACTGCATCGTCTTGGACATTTTGCTTACCCAGTGTGACGTTGTCACGAATGCTGCCATGAAGCAACATCGGGTTTTGACCAATCCAGCTAATAGTTTTACGCCATGTGGCAAGATCGAGTTGTGATAACTCACAACCATTGATTTTTAGACTGCCTTGGTAAGGCATAAAGCCAAGAATGGTATTCACAAGGCTGGTTTTACCAGCACCACTTGGGCCAACAAGTGCTGTGCTTTGATTGGCTTCTAGTGAGAAAGATAGAGGCCCTGCAAGTTGTTTACCTTCCGGACTAAGGACGACGAGATCATTGGCTTCAATCTGGATCGGTGCATCTTGGTCTAGAATCTGGTTACCATCTTTTACGTGGTCGACCTCTAGTTCCAAAAACTCGACAATACTTTCTGCCGCGCCAACCGCTTGTTGCTTCGCGTGGTAGTAAGTACCTAAGTCGCGTAGCGGCTGATAAAACTCAGGAGCTAGGATCAGAATAAACAGACCTGCGAACAGCGTTACTCCTGCGCCATAGTAGCCAAAGTTTAACTCACCGATGTAGCTGAAACCGAAGTAAACGGCGGTAATCGCAATGGAAATAGAGGTAAAGAACTCTAAAACTGCCGAAGACAAGAATGCGATTTTTAACACATCCATTGTTCGGGTACGGAATACCTCAGAGGCTCCCTTGAGCGTTTCTGTTTCAGACTTGGTGCGATCAAACAGACGGATGGTCGTCATGGCTTGTAGACGGTCATAGAAGTGACCGGACAAACGCTGCATCGCTTTGAAGTTTTTGCGGTTTGCTTCTGCGGCTTTTTTACCAACCAATGCCATAAAGATAGGGACCAGAGGAGCCGTAACCAGGAAAATCAAACCAGCCGCCCAGTTTACTGGGAACACGACGATCAGAATGATGCAAGGAATCAAAACCGATAACGACATTTGAGGAAGGTAGCGAGAAAAGAAATCTTGCATGTCTTCCACTTGCTCTAAAATCAACGTCGCCCAGCTACCTGCTGGCTTACCTTTGATGTAAGCCGGCCCCAACTTATGGACCTTGTCCAAAATAAGTTGACGAATATAAACTCTGATCTGTTCACCGCAACGATAACCGGCGATTTCGCGACCCCAAGTACAGGCTGCACGACCAATAACGGTTCCACCCAGTCCGACAAAGTGCCAAATGAGTTCACTTTTGTCGACTTGTTCGATGATCAATTGATGAAGAATAGAGGCGAGCAGGGCTGCTTGAGCCAATAAAAACACGCTTGAAAGTACGCCTAGGCCGATCGCAATCATAAGCCAGCGCTTGGCTAACTTACTTTGTTGCTTAAGCCACTTGTTCAAGCTGCTATGCTTTTTCTTATCCATTGTAAAGGCTTAATAATAATTGTTTTAATGAGGCGGTAGTATACAAAAGAAAACCCAGCGGGAATACCGCTGGGTTTTAAGGATATGGCACAAATATGAAAAGTTATTTGTCATTCAGTGCGTCAAGGAAGCGTTCTGCATCCAATGCTGCCATACAGCCTGTACCCGCTGATGTGATTGCTTGACGGTAGTTATGATCCATCACGTCGCCTGCCGCAAATACACCTTCGATACTGGTTTGCGTAGCGTTACCTTCTAAACCAGATTTAACGATGATGTAGCCATCTTTCATTTCAAGTTGGCTTTCAAAAATTTGTGTATTTGGCTGGTGGCCGATCGCAATAAAGGCACCCATTACATCGACATCTTCAGTAGCGCCTGTGTTTACATCTTTAATGCGAACGCCAGTTACACCCATATCGTCGCCAAGAACTTCATCAAGGGTACGATCGGTATGAAGAATGATGTTACCGTTTTCCACTTTATCCATCAGGCGGTTCACTAGGATTTTTTCAGCGCGGAACGAGTCACGGCGGTGAATTAGGTGAACTTCAGATGCGATGTTTGAAAGGTAAAGCGCTTCTTCAACCGCTGTATTACCACCACCGACAACCGCCACTTTCTGGTTACGGTAGAAGAAACCGTCACAAGTAGCACAAGCGGATACACCACGGCCTTTGAAAGCTTCTTCAGAATCAAGACCTAAGTATTTTGCTGACGCACCTGTTGAGATGATTAATGCATCACAGGTGTACTCACCAGAATCGCCTTTCAGACGGAAAGGACGTTGAGTTAATTCAACTTCATTGATGTGGTCAAAGACGATTTCGGTTTCAAAGCGCTCTGCATGTTCTTTCATGCGTTCCATTAGCGCGGGACCTGTTAAGCCTTCCGCATCGCCAGGCCAGTTTTCAACTTCTGTTGTTGTGGTCAACTGACCACCTTGCTGCATTCCTGTTACCAGCACTGGGTTTAAATTTGCACGTGCAGCGTACACTGCCGCCGTGTAACCCGCAGGGCCAGAACCGAGAATTAATAGTTTACAATGTTTTACGTCGCTCATTATGGCTCCAAAAAGGGCTGAACATTTCCTTCGATTGTATGGAAATTCTTATAGCTTTAAAAGCATAAAGCAGGATAGAGATCTAATAATTGGTTATAGGTTAGAACTTACTCTGAAGTAGTAGGTTACTTTTTGCTCTAGCATAAAATTCTAATGACAGTAGAGATATCTAGTTTCAAATGTTGCCAAAGTTAAAATCTGAAACATGGAACTATCTAATCTTAATTTTGTGGTTTTTTATTGTATTTTTTGATATTTGCTGAAGTTATCAACGTCAAAAGCTGGTAATTGCAGAATATTTGCGTAACCTATCGTGTAAATTAAATGTTAATTAAATGTGCCTCATTAAAGGAGCAAATGATGTTACATTCACGCGAGAATACTCTACATTTAACCCAGCTCAGCATGGCAGCAATTGAGCAACTTTCACCATCTTTTGAAACGCTACCTCATACGGATCATGCCGATGGCCAATACCGATTGAGACGTTACTCTGTTGTCAGTTTTGAAAATGGCAAAGTCATCGATTTGAACAAAAACAGCTTTGTTCAGTCTTCAGATATCAACCGATTCCAGGGTGATGTTGTTCGCCAATTTGAGCCGATAGAAAAGAATATTCTGCTTAGTGAAGGCTTTAGAGAAATGTGCGAGCTGTTTGTTAATGCGAATCACCTAGTGAATGGACAAGAAATTGAAATTCACCAAATCCGCATCACGGCATTTGAAGATGAGACTCAAGTAGCACCAGAAGGTGTACACCAAGATGGCTTTGATCACATCGCAATGGTAGGGGTTGGCCGTCACAACATCATTGGTGGCGATATCATGCTATACAGCAGCCACAACCAAGCGCCATTTTTCCGTAAAGTTCTGGAGAATGGTGAAGTCGCAATGTTGGCAGACAGTAAACTCTGGCATAACGCCTGTCCAATCCGCTCTGTGATTGACGATAAAGCTGGCCATATGGATGTATTTGTACTTACGGCAACGGACAAGCGTAATGAACTTCAATCTTAATCAAATCAGACAACAGTTTCCTGCGTTAGCGCAGTACCATAACGACAGACCAGTTACTTTTTTTGACGGTCCGGGCGGTTCACAAGTACCACAGTCAGTTCTTGACGCTATGGTGGCTTACCTTGGTTACTACAACTCGAATTTGGGTGGGCACTATTTTTCTAGCCAAACGACCGTTGATGTGATGCAAAATGCGCGCGAATCGGCTCAGGCGCTATTGAATGCGCCGTCCTCTGGCAACATTATATTTGGTGCGAACATGACATCGCTGACTTTCCAATTAAGTCGTGCGATCAGCCGAGAGTGGCAAGAGGGCGATGAGATTATCGTTTCTGCCTTAGATCACTATTCAAACGTTTCTAGCTGGCAGCAAGCCGCGGAAGACAAAGGCGCAGTCGTTCATCAGGTTCGTATCAATGAGGATGACTGTACGCTGGATCTTGAACATCTACAAAGCTTGTTGTCTGACAAAACGCGTTTGGTCGCAGTCACTTATGCTTCGAATACCACAGGGTCAATTGTCGATATTCAAAGTGTTGTGGAAATGGTACATCAAGTTGGCGCTCAAGTTTACGTCGACGCAGTGCACTATGCGCCGCACCATCTTGTAGATGTACAGGCATTAGGATGTGATTTCCTGGCATGTTCTGCCTACAAATTCTTCGGCCCTCATGTGGGAATAGCATACGTTGCTGACCAATGGTTACACAGCATCCGCCCATATAAAGTTGAACCAGCAACGAATATCGGCCCGGGTCGGTTTGAAACAGGGACACAAAGTTTTGAAGGCTTGGCTGGCGTAACCGCAGCTGTTGAATACCTAGCGCAGTTTGGTGAAGAAGGGTTACCACTTCGCCAAAGACTTGAACAAAGCTTTGCGCTTTATACTCAGCATGAACAACGATTAAGTGAGCGTTTCTTACAGCGATTAGATGCGCTAGAGGGCGTTAAACTGTATGGCATCGATAAGGAATATACGCAGCTTCGTACGCCAACATTTGCGTTGACCTTCGATAAATATTCGCCAGAATTTATTGCGAAAACCTTGGGCGAACACAATATTTGTGTCTGGAACGGGCATTTTTACGCACTGGGTTTAGTTCGTCAGCTTGGGCTGGAAGAGACCGGTGGTGTTGTGCGAATTGGTTGCATGCATTACAACACACTTGAAGAAGTGGATATGTTGTTTGATGTGATTGAAAGCATTCTTGATGCTTAGTGAATTCAAATAGAAAACAAAAAGCTCGAGCATTTAGCTCGAGCTTTTTTGTATATAAAAGTCGTCAGTTTTTATGCGCTGACTTCAACTTCATAAGACGTGAACTTACGCACGTTGATGACGCCAGTATCGAAAATCAGGTATTGGCCTTTAATACCTTGCAGAATGCCCGTCACAACCGGGTTTTTATCAAAGTTATGTGAAGTAATCTTAGTTGGGTGCTGTTGCACTGGGTAGCTAAGATCCGTGATGCTTTCACTTAATACTTCGATCGCATCCTCACCGAATTGCTGTTTGATCTCGGCGATTTTGTCTTCCACTAAAGGAAGAAGCTCTGCAAATCGATCCTGCAGTTCAATCGGTTCTCCATCACCTTTAAGCAATGCGCGCCAGTTGGTTTTATCGGCAATATGTTTTGCCAGCTCAACTTCAATCAAGCCAGAAATGTGGCGGGTTTTTACTTTAAAGATCGGCAAACCCTGAGTCGCGCCCTGATCAATCCAGCGTGTTGGGATTTGAGTGTGACGAGTGATACCGACTTTAAGGCTCGATGTATTAGACAGATACACGAAGTGATCCACCATACAGTTTTCTTCGCCCCATTGTGGCTCTCGACAAGTCCCTTGATCGTAGTGACATGTCTCTGGCTTCATGATGCACATATCGCAGCTTGCTAGCTTCTTCATGCAAACAAAGCAGTGACCTTGCGAGTAGCTCTTTTTGGTTTTTTTACCGCAAGAACAGCAGAAAATATTGCCAGTGTGGGTCAGTGTTAGCGTTTGCCCAAGGAATGGAGAAAGGTCAATCTCTTCATCACCTACGGGAAGTCGATAGCTTACTGCGCCATCCAGAGAAGCTCGCATTTTGTTAAGCGTACCAGTTGCAATTAAGGACATAACATTACTCATTATTGTGTTTTTGCACAGTATATACTGAATGCAAAGTCAGGGGCAGGGGGGAATAGAATGTTGGCGGGAAATAGGAGCTTTAAATTTGGGGAACTAAGATAAAAAAAGGTGGCCAATTGGCCACCAGTCGGGAAACTGCTGTACATCATTCAGGGGGAACGAAACGATGAGGTACAGCAGTAAAAAGTCTTTGCTTACCAGAAAAGCCAAGCGAAAAGTGTTAGTACGCCAATACATGCAATGTTCAGAACAAGGCCGATGCGCATCATCTCTTTTTGCTTGATATGACCGGTACCAAATACAATCGCGTTTGGTGGAGTCGCTACTGGCAACATAAACGCACACGAAGCTGCGACCGCAATCAATGCTGAAAGAATGACAGGCGACATACCGAGTGCTTCTGCAATGGTGGCAAAAACAGGTACCAGCAACGCTGCACTTGCGGTGTTACTCGCAAATTCAGTTAAGAATACAACGAAGGCAACGACGGCAAGAATCGTCAGCAGAACGCCTGCCTGTTCCAGAAAGCCTGACAAGCTGTGTGCTAAGAAAACGCTGGTGCCAGTATCTTTAAGAACGTTACTTAGACAGATACCACCACCGAACAGAATCAAGACGCCCCAGTCGGTTGTTTTCTCGATGTCTTTCCATTCAACCGCGCGAGATGCGCCGAGTAGAAGGATTGCGCCAATTGCCACCAGAGTGTCGAACTTAGCAAAGCCGCCTAGCATCGCATTGATTGGTTTACTAAAGATCCAAAGCGTCACTGTCAGAAGGAAAATCGCCAGAGTGACCTTCTTGCCATTTGTCCACTCGACAGGTTTGTGGTCAAGTTCAAACTTGTGGCTCAAATCAGGTTTGGTCATAACGTACAGAACCAAAACCGCAACTGGCATCAACAATAGAGAGATTGGCAGAGCAAGCTTCATCCATTCGGTAAAGTTAAGACCGACCTCAGCTGCAGCAATTGCATTTGGTGGGCTACCAACGAGAGTGGCAATACCACCGATGGATGCGCTGTATGCGATACCAAGCAAAACGAATAGGAATGTGCGATGGTTTTTATCGCCATCCAGCTTGGTCATCACACCAAGTACCAGAGGAAGCATCATTGCTGTGGTCGCAGTATTAGAGATCCACATCGACAAACCCGCACTCACACCAAACAGCATGAAGACGGCTACCGACATTTTTCCTTGGGCTAATATCAACACCTTATCGGCAATCGCTTGGTCTAACTTCTGCTTATGCAGCGCCGCCGCCAGGGCAAAACCACCTAAGAACAAGAAGATGATTGAGTTAGAAAAGTTGTTGAGCGCGACTTGTGTATTAAACACGCCTAAGAACACGGCGAGTAGCGGTATCAACAATGCTGTAATACTTACGTGAATCGCTTCCGTTAACCACAAAATTGCAACAAAAACTAAGATGCTAATGCCGGTTACTACTTGCGGTTCAAAGGGTAGGGTATTAAACAAGATAATGAATAGCAGGATATTTGCGTTCAATATCATGCTGTTGCGAGTGAAGAACCAGTTCTTCAATGTCACAGCGAGTGCGGTCATGGGGTATGCTCCTTATTCATTGCCTTTTTGTCGGTTTTTTATGGCAAAGTAACTGACTTGTATTTATTTATTGATTAAATGTTACTTTGAATGAGCAATTGAGTTTTGCTTGAATCGTAGAGCAAATATGAAAATGTGATGTTGGGAATTAGAAATGGGTAGATTGCTACCCATTCTTTTTATAGAAGTGTTATTAAAAGCGTTAGTGGCTATTCCACAGGGACTTGTCTTGGCTCGATAGGCTCTTTTACAGCAAAAATTGGTTCTTGAGGGCCAAGGAATCTCGGCTGTGTATCAATCACGTAAAGATCGAGAAACGCCTTCACGCGGGCAAGCAGTTCGCGCATACGCATCGATGCTTTCTGTTTGTTTGTGACTGGGCCTGCGACGGCAAGACACTGGGCGTCTATGTGGTACGCATTGGCAATGAACAGTGCTCGTTCGCAGTGGAAACGCTGGGTCACAATCAGAAAGCGCTCGGAAGCAAATATCTTTTTCGCACGGACAATCGAATCGAGCGTACGGAAACCCGCGTAGTCGAGATGAATGACTTCTTCTGGTACGCCTGCCTTGAGTAGATCGCGTTTCATCGTCCATGGCTCATTGTAAGAGCGGTGGGCGTTGTCACCACTGAGCAAAAATTGTTTCACCTTACCTTGCTCGTAAAGCTCAATCGCGGCGTTGATGCGATGGGTGTAGTAAGTGTTGAGGACCTTTCCGATGTATTTGCTCGTACCGAGTACGACGGCTACCTCATGCTGAGGTATTGGTTCGTAGTCAGTAAAAATGTTCTCTTTGGCTTGCAATACTACCCATCTGTCGATGGCTATAACGGAGATCAGCAGGCCAAGTACAGCGATCGACAAAATCAAAGCAAGTCGCTTCCATGTAAATTTAAGCATCCACTTTGACCTTATACGAGAAAACAACAAAACGTTTTTTATCCTTAAATGAAAGTGTATGTCTCATCATATCTGATACAAACAAAAAGAGAGAAGTCCATTTGTGCCAAAATACGGTTAGGATGATAAAAAAACGTTTAAAAAACAAAAGCCCCTATGTGTTAGGGGCTAATTATTAGGCGAGTTTTTCTTTTGCGGTTAAATTTAGAACGCAGTTCGCTTGTAACGACGGTAAACTGGTTGCCAGAACGACTGTTCAATCGCAACGTGAAGAGCTTCGTCGGTAATTTCTAGTGCCACACCTTGTTCAATGGCTTTTTTAGCGACAGCAAAAGCGATTTTCTTCGATACCAGGTGAATCTCTTCCAGTGGTGGAAGAAGTGCGCCGTGACCATTAATCGCTAATGGCGAACATGTCGCAAGTGCACGGCTAGATTCCATCAGCATTTCATCAGTGACGCGTTTTGCGTTAACAGCAAGAACACCTAAGCCGATACCAGGGAAGATGTAGCTGTTGTTACACTGAGCAATCGGGTAGGTTTTTCCTTCGTGTACAACTGGAGCGAACGGGCTACCAGTTGCAACCAACGCTTCGCCATTGGTCCAACGAATGATGTCGTTTGGTGTTGCTTCTACACGACTGGTTGGGTTTGATAGCGGGAACACGATAGGGCGCTTACAGTGTTTGTGCATCTCTTCGATGACTTCTTGGCTAAATAGGCCAGGTGCACCAGATACACCAACAAGCACAGTCGGCTTCGCGTTACGCATTACGTCTAGTAGTGAGTAACCAGTGCCTTCATTTTCCCACTCTTTGGTATTTTCATGTTTTTGTACCAATCGCTGTTGGAAATCAAGAAGGTTTGGCATGCCTTCCTGAAGTAGGCCCCAACGGTCAACCATGTAAACCTGAGAGCGAGCCTGTTGGTCAGAAATGCCTTCTGAAACCATTTGAGCGATGATCGCTTCTGCAATACCACAGCCAGCAGAGCCTGCACCCAAGAAGGTAATACGCTGTTGAGAAAGCTTAGTGCCAGCAGCCTTACACGCAGCAAGCAGTGAGCCAACTGTTACCGCAGCGGTTCCTTGGATATCGTCGTTGAAGCAGCAAACACGGTCTTTGTAACGTTCAAGAAGAGGCATCGCATTCTTTTGTGCGAAATCTTCGAACTGGATTAAAGCATCAGGCCAGCGGCGTTGTACCGCTTGCATGAACTCTTCAACAAACGCGTCGTATTCTGCACC
This window contains:
- a CDS encoding DUF2797 domain-containing protein — encoded protein: MSLIATGTLNKMRASLDGAVSYRLPVGDEEIDLSPFLGQTLTLTHTGNIFCCSCGKKTKKSYSQGHCFVCMKKLASCDMCIMKPETCHYDQGTCREPQWGEENCMVDHFVYLSNTSSLKVGITRHTQIPTRWIDQGATQGLPIFKVKTRHISGLIEVELAKHIADKTNWRALLKGDGEPIELQDRFAELLPLVEDKIAEIKQQFGEDAIEVLSESITDLSYPVQQHPTKITSHNFDKNPVVTGILQGIKGQYLIFDTGVINVRKFTSYEVEVSA
- a CDS encoding SLC13 family permease, with the protein product MTALAVTLKNWFFTRNSMILNANILLFIILFNTLPFEPQVVTGISILVFVAILWLTEAIHVSITALLIPLLAVFLGVFNTQVALNNFSNSIIFLFLGGFALAAALHKQKLDQAIADKVLILAQGKMSVAVFMLFGVSAGLSMWISNTATTAMMLPLVLGVMTKLDGDKNHRTFLFVLLGIAYSASIGGIATLVGSPPNAIAAAEVGLNFTEWMKLALPISLLLMPVAVLVLYVMTKPDLSHKFELDHKPVEWTNGKKVTLAIFLLTVTLWIFSKPINAMLGGFAKFDTLVAIGAILLLGASRAVEWKDIEKTTDWGVLILFGGGICLSNVLKDTGTSVFLAHSLSGFLEQAGVLLTILAVVAFVVFLTEFASNTASAALLVPVFATIAEALGMSPVILSALIAVAASCAFMLPVATPPNAIVFGTGHIKQKEMMRIGLVLNIACIGVLTLFAWLFW
- a CDS encoding vancomycin high temperature exclusion protein — its product is MLKFTWKRLALILSIAVLGLLISVIAIDRWVVLQAKENIFTDYEPIPQHEVAVVLGTSKYIGKVLNTYYTHRINAAIELYEQGKVKQFLLSGDNAHRSYNEPWTMKRDLLKAGVPEEVIHLDYAGFRTLDSIVRAKKIFASERFLIVTQRFHCERALFIANAYHIDAQCLAVAGPVTNKQKASMRMRELLARVKAFLDLYVIDTQPRFLGPQEPIFAVKEPIEPRQVPVE
- a CDS encoding NAD-dependent malic enzyme, which produces MNNDKRPLYISYAGPALMATPLLNKGSAFSAEERSSFNLEGLLPEATETIQEQVERAYQQYKGFESDMDKHIYLRNIQDTNETLFYRLVQNHVSEMMPIIYTPTVGAACENFSNIYRRGRGLFISYPNRDRIDDLLNNAANHNVKVIVVTDGERILGLGDQGIGGMGIPIGKLALYTACGGISPAYTLPIVLDVGTNNPQRLADPMYMGWRHPRITGAEYDAFVEEFMQAVQRRWPDALIQFEDFAQKNAMPLLERYKDRVCCFNDDIQGTAAVTVGSLLAACKAAGTKLSQQRITFLGAGSAGCGIAEAIIAQMVSEGISDQQARSQVYMVDRWGLLQEGMPNLLDFQQRLVQKHENTKEWENEGTGYSLLDVMRNAKPTVLVGVSGAPGLFSQEVIEEMHKHCKRPIVFPLSNPTSRVEATPNDIIRWTNGEALVATGSPFAPVVHEGKTYPIAQCNNSYIFPGIGLGVLAVNAKRVTDEMLMESSRALATCSPLAINGHGALLPPLEEIHLVSKKIAFAVAKKAIEQGVALEITDEALHVAIEQSFWQPVYRRYKRTAF